A genomic window from Fibrobacterota bacterium includes:
- the sdhB gene encoding succinate dehydrogenase iron-sulfur subunit, with translation MSKNVEILVKRQDSPKAPSYWVEFSVPYEEGMNVISLLQGIRRDPKDKSGKSVTPVTWESSCLEEVCGACTMVINGKVRQACTALVDQLEQPIKLEPMSKFPVERDLRVNRQRIFDNLKKVNAWVEVDGYHDLGPGPRQNPDDQTTTYKYSECMSCGCCMEVCPQFTKDNDFIGAAVLGQARLFNMHPTGEMQMPKRLDKVTDKGGIQDCGLAQQCVKACPKHIPLVEAIGQLQRDITVNKVFGSLKK, from the coding sequence ATGAGCAAGAACGTCGAAATTCTCGTCAAGCGTCAGGACAGCCCCAAGGCTCCCAGCTATTGGGTCGAGTTCTCCGTGCCCTACGAAGAGGGGATGAACGTCATTTCCCTTCTGCAGGGAATTCGTCGCGACCCCAAGGACAAGTCGGGCAAATCCGTGACTCCGGTCACCTGGGAAAGCTCCTGTCTGGAAGAGGTCTGCGGCGCGTGCACGATGGTCATCAACGGCAAGGTGCGCCAGGCCTGCACGGCCCTGGTGGACCAGCTGGAGCAGCCCATCAAGCTCGAGCCCATGTCGAAGTTCCCGGTGGAGCGCGACCTTCGCGTCAACCGCCAGCGCATCTTCGACAACCTCAAGAAGGTCAACGCTTGGGTGGAGGTGGACGGCTACCACGATCTCGGACCTGGCCCTCGCCAGAATCCGGACGACCAGACCACCACCTACAAGTACTCCGAGTGCATGAGCTGCGGCTGCTGCATGGAGGTGTGCCCCCAGTTCACGAAGGACAACGACTTCATCGGCGCCGCGGTGCTCGGACAGGCTCGCCTGTTCAACATGCACCCGACCGGTGAAATGCAGATGCCCAAGCGTCTGGACAAGGTCACCGACAAGGGCGGCATCCAGGATTGCGGCTTGGCCCAGCAGTGCGTCAAAGCCTGCCCCAAGCACATCCCCTTGGTGGAAGCCATCGGTCAGTTGCAGCGCGACATCACCGTCAACAAGGTGTTCGGCTCGCTGAAGAAGTAA
- the sdhA gene encoding succinate dehydrogenase flavoprotein subunit — MSEKRVLIVGGGLAGLAAAMKACELGLEVDIFSMVHVKRSHSVCAQGGINGAVNTKGEGDSPYIHFVDTIKGGDFLADQPPVLSMCEAAPSVINMMDRLGVTFNRTPEGLLDFRRFGGTLHHRTAFAGASTGQQLLYSLDEQVRRWEAEGKVRKFENWEFTRLILDKDGRAVGLVAQDLTTMEFKSFPGLAVVLATGGPGLMFGKTTNSTINFGSATAAAYKQGVWYGNPEMVQIHPTGIPGSDKLRLISESARGEGGRVWVPRKAGDKRAWNEIPPAERYYFLEERYPLYGNLVPRDIASREIALICTKEGLGIGGRQAVYLDLTHQPEEYLLKKLGAILDIYEKFRGVDPKKVPMEIYPAYHYSMGGLYAGYEADSTGRLLKNSPKNQETNIPGVYAIGEADHQYHGANRLGANSLMSCIFAGLVCGESLAALAKNSKTAEAASSVLESECKLEEENYKKLAAQDGPENPFVIHKELGDAMSAYCLIERHNGELKKLQGMVDSFAERLKKASSLDKSNSGNMSAVFLRQLDGMITMSKAVVDAALLRDECRGAHSKPDFDNPAPSKETPIEDPAWTAYYEKFLAQTQTWLKTTVAKYDPKKSHPTIEYQAVDTRHLEPEPRDYTGVGKKAWAKFKEKRQATQAKA, encoded by the coding sequence ATGAGCGAGAAGAGAGTGCTGATCGTCGGCGGAGGCCTCGCAGGCCTCGCCGCGGCGATGAAGGCCTGCGAGCTGGGCCTTGAAGTCGACATCTTCAGCATGGTGCACGTCAAGCGCAGCCACTCCGTGTGCGCGCAGGGCGGCATCAATGGAGCAGTCAACACCAAGGGCGAAGGCGACAGCCCCTACATCCACTTCGTGGACACCATCAAGGGCGGCGACTTCTTGGCCGACCAGCCCCCGGTGCTTTCCATGTGCGAGGCCGCTCCCAGCGTCATCAACATGATGGACCGCTTGGGCGTGACCTTCAATCGCACCCCGGAAGGGTTGCTGGACTTCCGTCGCTTTGGCGGAACCCTGCACCACCGCACCGCTTTCGCGGGCGCTTCCACCGGCCAGCAGCTTCTGTACTCGCTCGATGAGCAAGTGCGTCGCTGGGAAGCCGAGGGCAAGGTCCGCAAGTTCGAAAACTGGGAATTCACCCGCCTGATCCTGGACAAGGACGGACGTGCGGTGGGCTTGGTCGCGCAAGACCTCACCACCATGGAATTCAAGAGTTTCCCCGGCTTGGCCGTGGTGCTCGCCACCGGCGGCCCGGGCTTGATGTTCGGCAAGACCACCAACTCCACCATCAATTTCGGCTCCGCCACCGCCGCCGCCTACAAGCAGGGCGTTTGGTACGGCAATCCGGAAATGGTGCAGATCCATCCCACTGGCATTCCCGGATCGGACAAATTGCGTCTGATCTCCGAATCCGCCCGCGGCGAGGGTGGCCGCGTCTGGGTGCCTCGCAAGGCTGGCGACAAGCGCGCCTGGAACGAGATCCCTCCCGCCGAGCGTTACTACTTCCTGGAAGAGCGCTACCCGCTGTACGGAAACCTGGTGCCCCGCGACATCGCTTCCCGCGAAATCGCCTTGATCTGCACCAAGGAAGGCCTCGGCATCGGCGGTCGTCAGGCGGTCTACCTGGACCTCACCCACCAGCCCGAGGAATATCTCCTCAAGAAGCTGGGCGCGATCCTGGACATCTACGAGAAGTTCCGTGGCGTGGACCCCAAGAAGGTCCCCATGGAGATCTACCCCGCCTACCACTACTCGATGGGTGGATTGTACGCGGGCTACGAGGCCGACTCCACGGGTCGCCTTCTCAAGAATTCGCCCAAGAACCAGGAAACCAACATTCCTGGCGTCTACGCGATCGGCGAAGCCGACCACCAGTACCACGGCGCCAACCGCTTGGGTGCCAACTCGCTCATGAGTTGCATCTTCGCAGGTCTGGTTTGCGGCGAGTCCCTGGCCGCTTTGGCCAAGAATTCCAAGACGGCAGAGGCAGCCTCGTCGGTTCTGGAATCCGAGTGCAAGCTGGAAGAAGAGAACTACAAGAAGCTCGCGGCCCAGGACGGACCGGAAAATCCGTTCGTGATCCACAAGGAGCTGGGTGATGCCATGAGCGCCTACTGCTTGATCGAGCGCCACAACGGCGAGCTCAAGAAATTGCAGGGCATGGTGGATTCCTTCGCGGAGCGCCTCAAGAAGGCCTCCAGCTTGGACAAGTCCAACTCCGGCAACATGAGCGCCGTGTTCCTGCGTCAGCTCGACGGCATGATCACCATGTCCAAGGCTGTCGTGGATGCTGCCTTGCTGCGTGACGAATGCCGCGGTGCACACTCCAAGCCCGACTTCGACAATCCGGCTCCTTCCAAGGAGACCCCGATCGAAGATCCCGCCTGGACCGCTTACTACGAGAAGTTCCTGGCCCAAACCCAGACCTGGCTCAAGACCACCGTGGCCAAGTACGACCCCAAGAAGTCGCATCCGACCATCGAATACCAGGCGGTGGACACCCGCCACCTGGAGCCGGAGCCTCGCGACTATACGGGCGTGGGCAAGAAGGCCTGGGCCAAGTTCAAGGAAAAGCGTCAAGCCACTCAGGCCAAGGCTTAA
- the ndk gene encoding nucleoside-diphosphate kinase has translation MTQRTFAIIKPNAVRSALVGEILRRYETARLKIVGAKLLHASSQKVAGFYAEHEGRPFFPGLVDFMSSGPILVLALEGENAIADVRALNGATDPAKAAPGTIRHAFGPTMGSNVVHSSDSPESASREISYWFSADELFSYEQKSSVADV, from the coding sequence ATGACCCAACGTACGTTCGCCATCATCAAACCCAACGCGGTCCGGTCGGCCCTCGTCGGCGAGATCCTTCGCCGCTACGAGACCGCACGCCTGAAGATCGTCGGCGCCAAGCTCCTGCACGCATCGAGCCAGAAGGTCGCTGGATTTTACGCCGAGCACGAAGGTCGCCCCTTCTTTCCCGGCCTGGTGGATTTCATGTCCTCCGGCCCCATCCTGGTGCTCGCCCTGGAAGGCGAGAACGCCATCGCCGACGTGCGCGCCCTCAATGGCGCCACCGATCCGGCCAAGGCCGCACCGGGCACCATCCGCCACGCTTTCGGACCCACCATGGGTTCCAACGTGGTCCACAGCTCGGATTCGCCGGAATCGGCCTCTCGCGAGATCTCCTATTGGTTTTCCGCCGACGAACTCTTCTCCTACGAGCAGAAGTCGTCGGTCGCCGACGTCTGA
- a CDS encoding undecaprenyl-phosphate glucose phosphotransferase: protein MIGACHLMDSPCPEWGYLASVGLGQVILYLLIAEPSSLYASWRGTPVRDELFRAIGVWVFASAVLALVIQSMLPAFALPRELFLAWIGVVLVLLVVWRAIFRISLALFRNRGGNRAKVAIAPSDAQGAEVGRIIEKMPNSGLDVMGWFDDRDPHGERPSSIPRERIKGDIEELIAQAREGLIDRVYLAFPLSATERTRYVIQRLADTTASVYIVPDFYTFNLINSRMIHLGPLTAISVHELPYAEIDWYIKRTFDIVFSLAFLAVAGIPMLGIAAAVKLTSKGPAIFKQTRYGLAGQEIEVWKFRSMRSLDNGTKIKQAIKGDPRITPLGAFLRKTSIDEFPQFINVLQGRMSIVGPRPHAVAHNEEYRRKIHGYMLRHKVKPGITGWAQVNGARGETETLDKMEKRVKLDLDYLRNWSIVLDLKICIMTAWQLVFKHEDVY, encoded by the coding sequence TTGATCGGCGCCTGTCATCTGATGGACTCGCCCTGTCCGGAATGGGGCTACCTGGCCTCCGTCGGACTCGGGCAGGTGATCCTCTACCTGCTGATCGCCGAACCCAGCTCCCTGTACGCCTCGTGGCGCGGCACGCCCGTTCGCGACGAACTGTTCCGGGCCATCGGAGTCTGGGTCTTCGCCTCCGCCGTCCTTGCCTTGGTCATCCAATCCATGCTTCCTGCCTTCGCACTGCCGCGCGAGCTCTTTTTGGCATGGATCGGAGTCGTTTTGGTCTTGCTGGTGGTTTGGCGAGCCATTTTCCGCATCAGTCTGGCGCTTTTCCGCAACCGCGGCGGCAATCGGGCCAAGGTCGCGATCGCACCTTCCGATGCACAGGGCGCCGAGGTGGGCCGGATCATCGAGAAGATGCCCAATTCCGGATTGGATGTGATGGGATGGTTCGACGATCGCGATCCGCACGGAGAGCGTCCGTCGTCGATTCCGCGCGAACGGATCAAGGGAGACATCGAGGAGCTGATCGCCCAGGCGCGCGAAGGCCTGATCGACCGGGTCTACCTCGCCTTCCCCCTTTCAGCCACGGAACGGACCCGTTATGTGATCCAGCGCCTGGCCGACACCACCGCCTCGGTCTACATCGTGCCGGACTTCTACACGTTCAATCTGATCAATTCGCGCATGATCCACCTGGGTCCACTGACGGCGATCTCGGTCCATGAGCTCCCCTACGCCGAGATCGACTGGTACATCAAACGCACCTTCGACATCGTCTTTTCGCTGGCGTTCCTCGCGGTTGCTGGCATTCCCATGCTGGGCATCGCCGCCGCGGTGAAGCTGACCTCCAAAGGTCCTGCGATCTTCAAACAGACCCGCTACGGCCTGGCCGGGCAGGAAATCGAAGTCTGGAAATTCCGTTCCATGCGTTCGCTGGACAACGGAACGAAGATCAAGCAAGCCATCAAGGGCGACCCCCGCATCACTCCCCTGGGAGCGTTTCTGCGCAAGACGTCCATCGACGAGTTTCCCCAGTTCATCAACGTGCTCCAGGGCCGGATGAGCATCGTGGGGCCCAGACCCCATGCGGTGGCCCACAACGAAGAATACCGCCGCAAGATCCACGGCTACATGCTCCGACACAAGGTCAAGCCCGGCATCACCGGCTGGGCGCAGGTCAACGGGGCTCGCGGCGAGACGGAGACCCTCGACAAGATGGAAAAACGGGTCAAGCTGGATCTGGACTATCTGCGCAACTGGTCGATCGTGCTGGACCTGAAGATCTGCATCATGACCGCTTGGCAATTGGTCTTCAAGCACGAAGACGTCTACTGA
- a CDS encoding agmatine deiminase family protein: protein MTEFDYRGTLDAKGLPEAGRLTMPAEWAARRGTWLGWPCNHDTWPDAIRETVEHAFGAYAQALALSEEVHFCAGSPGVRARIEAIVATLAHRDRIFLHDIAIDDSWLRDSGPIFVRDSLTGTLAVTDWDFDKWGGKYPPWDQDDLVPSRVAALRGMDRWVPGMTLEGGSIDVDGEGTLLTTEQCLLNENRNPWLDRKGIELRLSRFLGAHKVLWLGRGVDGDDTDGHVDDLARFLAPGLVCAAVEEDVNDENHAALDDNFRRLEGMTDAAGRRLEVVPLPMPAPVVELGLRTPASYCNFLFTADGILMPVFGDAMDDRAARILESATGRKVSTVDCRKIIFGQGSLHCLSQQEPK, encoded by the coding sequence ATGACAGAATTCGACTATCGCGGCACGCTCGACGCGAAGGGCCTCCCCGAAGCGGGTCGCTTGACCATGCCGGCCGAATGGGCTGCTCGCAGGGGAACCTGGCTCGGCTGGCCTTGCAACCACGACACTTGGCCCGACGCCATCCGCGAGACGGTGGAGCACGCATTCGGAGCCTACGCCCAAGCCCTCGCCCTCTCGGAGGAAGTCCATTTCTGCGCAGGTTCTCCCGGGGTTCGCGCGCGGATCGAAGCGATCGTCGCCACGCTCGCCCATCGCGACCGGATCTTCCTGCACGACATCGCCATCGACGATTCGTGGCTGCGGGATTCCGGACCGATCTTCGTGCGCGACTCCCTCACGGGAACACTCGCCGTCACCGATTGGGATTTCGACAAGTGGGGTGGGAAGTATCCACCTTGGGATCAGGACGACCTCGTCCCCTCGCGCGTGGCCGCCCTTCGCGGGATGGATCGCTGGGTCCCCGGAATGACGCTGGAGGGAGGCTCGATCGATGTGGATGGGGAAGGCACCCTCCTGACCACCGAGCAGTGCCTGCTCAACGAGAACCGCAACCCTTGGCTGGATCGGAAAGGCATCGAGCTTCGGTTGTCCCGTTTCCTGGGCGCGCACAAGGTTCTCTGGTTGGGTCGCGGAGTGGATGGAGACGACACGGACGGGCATGTGGACGATCTGGCCCGTTTCCTCGCTCCGGGCCTGGTCTGCGCCGCGGTGGAAGAAGACGTCAACGACGAGAACCACGCGGCGCTCGACGACAATTTCCGACGCCTCGAAGGCATGACCGACGCCGCGGGGCGGCGCTTGGAAGTGGTGCCGCTGCCCATGCCCGCACCTGTGGTGGAGCTGGGGCTGCGCACTCCCGCCAGCTACTGCAATTTCCTGTTCACGGCCGACGGCATCCTGATGCCCGTCTTCGGCGACGCCATGGACGATCGCGCCGCCCGGATCCTCGAATCGGCGACCGGACGGAAAGTGTCCACCGTCGACTGCCGCAAGATCATCTTCGGCCAGGGCAGCCTGCACTGCCTGTCCCAGCAAGAGCCGAAATGA